The genomic segment CGCTATCGATGTTTTTAAAGCCATAATCTAAATTGTCATAACCAATATTAGCGCCGATCATCCACTCTTTGTTGATTGGCATCGCACCCGATAACTTTAAGCGCCAAACATCACGTTGTAACTCAGCGTTAGTGTCACCCACTTGGGCTGAGTCTGTGGAAGTGCGCGAGACATGAAACTTAAACGGGGAGTAATCTCTCGCGATAACTTGAGGAGCAAGGAGAAGTCCAGCAAGCGCTGTTAACTTAACCACTTTTTTAACAGAACTTACGTCAAGCTGATTAGCCTGGAACAAGCTTGGAATAACTTTCATTAACTGCTTCCTTTCTCATTATTATTGTGGTCGAAATGATTAATACTCAATAGCAAAAGGTAATACCAAGGCACTACCAATTTGGATCACAATTTCAATATATTATGAGATATTACACAGTTTTAGCATGACACAAAAGCACTGATTTACATTCAAATCTTAAATACGGTGAGCCGTTAAAAATAGGTTAACGCTATCGTTTATATATTGCTCTCGATCTACAATTAAATCGCTCACATCTAAGCCTAGCTCTAGTCGAAGCTTTACCTCACCAAACAACATTAAACATAACCTCACGGCACAATCATGCGGCTTTTCAAAATAAAAAACGTCTTGTTTGTTGACTTCACCCAAGTACTCACTTAATAAGCCCAATATGTGTTTTGGGCCAGCATCAAAATAAAGCTTGGATAAATTCGGGTGAGTTTCAGCATGAGCCAAACAGGTTTTAAATACAGCAACGACTTCATCACTAATGATTAGCTCGCCAAACTGGTGCGCAAAGGTACGAATTGTATTTTCAGGATTTGTTGCGTCTTCTAGTAAGTTGCCCGTTAACTGATGAACAACACATTTAGATTCGATAGCAGCAATAAACAACTCATCTTTAGAGCCATAGTGAGAATAAACCGTTTGCTTTGATACGCCTGCCTTCTTCGCCACCATATCCATACTGGTGCTCGGAAAGCCTTGAACACAAAAAAGCTCAATGGCCGATTGCAGTATCGTTGCTTTTTTTTGCTCACTTCTTGTTCGCGGCAAGTCATGATTACATGTCACTGGAATATCAGAAATTTTGCTCATAAACTCTTCTTTTTTGTCTCAACAGGCGCACGTTATCGCTTTACAACTAAACAACAACGATAACATTTAATCACAAATTAGACTGGACAGTCTAGTTTTTTGACCATAAACTAAGCCTAAAATGGACTAGACAGTCTAGTTTTAATTATTGAGCATCACACAGATGTCATTCGCAGGTCAATACAATAGCTATGATTTGCCTTGGAAGTTGCATTAGCAATAGGAATGTTCCCATGAAAACAGCGACGCGTTCATTATCCGCACTCAGTATTGTCATTTCATTTTTGCTGCTAAGTGGTTGCGGCAATGATGAAACCATCCCAACGCCTTCTGTGGCTGTGCCGAATGTCATCACCCAACCCTTACGGTTTAATTCAAGTTATCAACATCAGCAAAGTTACACAGGCACTGTCCGCTCAGCTGATACCACAGGTGTAGGATTTGAACTTGCAGGCAAGCTAAGTGACATTATCGTCGACAGCGGTGATGCTGTGATTAAAGGGCAAAAGCTTGCCACCTTAAACACCCAATTACTTGAAGCTGAGCAGCAACAATTAAGTGCATCACTGCAACAAACCCAAGCGGATTTAGATTTAGCCCAAAGTAACTTGGAACGCTCCATTGAGCTCAAAAAAAAGCAGTATGTTTCTGAGCAGCAATTCGATGAAACCCAGCAGCAAGTCGCTAGTCTTTTAGCCAATCAAAAACGCCTTAAAGCCTCGCTATACGCCACAGAACTTAAACTTGAGAAATCAACATTAGTCGCTCCATTTAATGGCACCATCAGCAAACGTCATCATAATTTAGGTGAAGTGATCGCGTTAGGTAGCCCAGTATTTACCTTAATCGGCACAAATCAACAGCAAGCCTATATTGGTGTTCCCCATAGCGTCGCTCAAACGCTTGAATCAAATCAAGTCGTTGATATTCGCATTGGAGACCAAACCCATAAAGGCTTAATCGCTGGTATCAGCGCCGAAATAGACCCTGTCACTCGTACTGTTCAATTACGTATCGACTTACCCAACAATAGCCAAGTGATTAATGGCGAAATTGCCTACCTTGAGTATCAACAGCAAATCGCTGATGCGGGATATTGGGTGCCAATATCATCGCTTACCGACGGTGTTAGAGGCTTATGGAATGTCTTTGTAGTCACGAAAAATGAACAAGGACAAGCCCGAATAGAACGCCGAGACGTTGATATTTTATATACCACAGAAAAACAAGCTTACATCAATGGTGCAATTCAAAAAGACGATGTAATTATTACTCAAGGCTTGCATAAACTGGTGGTAGGACAGCGTGTAAATCCACTTCTGAGACTGTGGCGAGGTCATTATGATTAAGGCCTTTGTCGAAAACGGCAGACTCGCAAGTCTTATGATTGCATTACTATTGGTGGCTGGTTTAGGCGCTATTAGTAGTTTGCCTCGCACAGAAGATCCCACCATAACCAATCGCTTTGCTTCGGTTATTACCCAGTACCCTGGCGCTTCAGCTGAACGTGTCGAAGCGTTAGTCACTGAAGTATTAGAAAATGAGCTGCGCCGCCTAGAAGAGCTAAAGCTGGTTCAATCCACTTCCCGTCCTGGCATTTCAGTGATTCAATTGGAGTTAAAAGACACGGTACTTGATACTGCTCCCGTATGGTCTAGAGCCCGAGATCTCATTGCAGACAGTAAATATCAACTGCCCACATCGGCGCAAAATAGTTTATTGGACGATCAAACAGGCTATGCCAACACAGCCATTTTAGGCTTGGTATGGAACAGCGACGCCCCCATCCGTACTGATGTGCTAAACCGCTACGCTAAAGAGTTACAAAGCAAGCTTCGGGTATTAAACGGCACTGATTTTGTAAAATTATCAGGCACACCTGATGAAGAAATATTAGTAGAACTTGATGGCAATAAAATCAGCCAACTCAAGTTAACCCCAGCAAGCATTGCAAGCATTCTGTCAAACGCTGACAGTAAAATTTCAGCAGGTGAAATCAATAACGCCACATTTAAAGCCTTAATTGAGGTATCAGGTGAGCTAGATTCCATTACTCGGGTCAGCGAAGTACCGCTAAAAATTGATGCAAGCGGCCAGATTATTCGCCTTGGTGACGTGGCGAATGTCAGTCGTCAACCGAAAACCCCTGCAACCAGCATCGCATTAATTAATGGCGAACCTGGGGTACTAGTGTCGGCACGTATGATTGATAATAACCGTGTTGATAAATGGCAAGCTCAAGTGAGTCAGGTAGTTGAAAGCTATAGTGCAAACCTGCCTGCCAACATTGATGTGCAATGGCTATTTGATCAACAAGGTTATACCAGTGTTCGTCTTGGCGACTTAGTCATCAATCTGATCCAAGGATTTTTGATCATTCTTTTTGTACTTATGTTAACACTCGGGCTGCGTAACGCCGTTATTGTGGCCCTATCACTACCGCTAACTGCGCTCTTCACCCTTGCTTGCATGAAATACACCGGCTTACCCATCCATCAAATGTCAGTCACAGGCTTAGTGGTTGCTCTTGGGAACATGGTCGATAACGCCATTGTGATTGTCGATGCCATTGCCCAGCGCCGCAAGCAAGGGCTAACCAAGCTTGAGGCTGTTAGTAAAACCTTGCATCACCTTTGGTTGCCTTTAGCAGGCTCTACTATCACCACGATGTTAGCTTTTGCGCCAATTGTACTCATGCCTGGCGCTGCTGGTGAGTTTGTTGGTGGCATTGCTATTTCAGTCATGTTCGCTTTGTTAGGGTCTTACCTCATTTCTCACACGATTATTGCAGGCCTTGCGGGACGCTTTAGTCAAGATAACGAGTCCATGGCTTGGTACCAAAAAGGCATGGCCTTTCCCCGCCTAGGACACGCTTTTAAAGTCAGTTTACGCTTTGGCTTATCAAAACCCTTACTCACAGCCATACTCATCGGAATATTACCGGTATCGGGCTTTTATGCTTCGACTAAAATGACCGAGCAATTCTTTCCGCCTTCAGACCGAGATATGTTCCAAATTGAAGTCTATTTAGCGCCTCATGTCAGCCTAGATAACACCCTCAAACAAGTTAAAAGCATTGATGAACGTCTTGAGTCGATTGACGATGTTGAAATGATCACTTGGGTGGTTGGCGGTAATACACCTTCGTTTTATTACAACCCTACCCAACGTCAGCAAGGGGCAACAAACTATGCTCAAGCTATGGTGAAAGTCACTGATTTTAACGCTGCCAATAGATTGATTTTATCGCTGCAACAAGAATTTGATGCTGACTTCCCTCAGGCACAAATCTTGGTCAGAAAGCTTGAACAAGGCCCACCATTTAATGCACCAGTAGAACTGCGGATCTATGGCCCGTCATTGGATACATTAAACCAGTTAGGCGAGCAAGCCCGTGGCTTACTGATGGACACAGAGGATGTGATTCATACCCGTGCCACCTTGAGTGCAGGATCACCTAAAGTCTGGTTACAAATAAACGAAGATGCCAGCTTAATGAGTGGTCTCAGTTTATCTGATATCGCTAAGCAAATAGAAATGGCGACCACAGGTATTATTGGCGGCAGTATTTTAGAGCAAACGGAATCATTACCTGTTCGAGTTAGGCTTGCTGATACGTCTAGAGAAGAAGCAACGCGTCTAGCAGAGCTTAACTTAGTCTCTAGCCAAGGAGACACCATCCCGCTTTCAGCAGTATCACAAAACCAAATTAATGTGAGTCGTGGCGGTATTCCTCGCCGTAACGGCGAGCGAGTGAACACAATAGAAGCATACATTGTCAGTGGGGTTTTGCCCGGTAAGGTGCTTAATGACGTTAAAAGAAGGTTAGAACAAATTGAGTTACCGTCTGGTTATCATCTTGAAATTGGTGGTGAAAGTGCCAAACGAGACGAAGCCGTTGGTAATTTACTGTCCAATATCGTCGCGGTAGTGACCCTGCTATTGGCCACTGTAGTGTTATCGTTTAACTCATTCAGATTAACCGCCATTATCTTACTCAGTGCCTTCCAGTCTGCAGGGCTTGGCTTACTAGCCGTTTACCTGTTTGGTTATCCGTTCGGCTTTACCGTCATCATTGGCTTATTGGGCCTAATGGGTCTGGCAATTAACGCTGCTATTGTGATTTTAGCTGAATTAGAAGACGTACCAGAGGCTCGGTTAGGCAATAAAGACACCATTATTGCCTTAGTGAGTGGCTGTGGCAGACACATTGGCTCAACCACTATCACCACCATTGGCGGCTTTTTACCCTTGATCATTGCTGGCGGTGGATTCTGGCCACCCTTTGCCATTGCAATTGCGGGCGGCACATTACTAACCACTATGCTGTCACTTATTTGGGTACCCACCATGTACCTTATTTTAATGAAGAAAAAACAACATAATTCTGAAATATTGTCGCCCGTACAAGTTTAATATAATCAACTACTAACCAACAAAAAACGACGCATTAATGCGTCGTTTTTTATTATAGAATCGCCAATTACACATTCACGAATTTACTCAATCTAGACATGATCTCAATCAAGTCATCTTGGCATTATTTGCTCTAGATTGGAGTGACCTTTAATTCGGAAACTATCAAATGAACTATCGAAGTTGGTCTCTAACAAAACAAATAACGTACTTTTCTTTAGCGCTGACGGTTTTAGTCTTCAGCATCATTTCTTCCGTGTCATATTTCAGCTCATCAAACGTATTAAAAGAAAAAGCCATCGACTCGATGAACGAGCAAATGCAGAGCAATGCAGCGCTAATTGAGCTGCAGTACACAAGCTTACTTGCCCTAGCCCGCCGTAATGCCGACATACTACGTGCAATGTACCCTGGAAACTTTCACAAACCAGATCGCACCGTCAGAGTTTACAGCACTCAAACACCTGCCCTAGTACATGAAAAAGAGCAAATTAACGCCACTAAAAGTAAAGTAGATCGTTTTTCAAACTTAACTGGCGGCACAGCCACCATTTTTGTAAAAGACGGCGATGACTTTCTTCGTATTTCGACTTCACTGAAAAAAGCCGATGGTAAACGGGCATTGGCAACTTACCTAGGTAGTAGCCACCCAGGCTACCAAACACTGATAAACGGTAATGAATATGAAGGTTACGCCAAACTATTTGGTAAAGACTACATGACCGTTTACCGACCAATCAAAAATGCTAGCAATGAAGTCATCGGTATTTTGTATATTGGTTTTGATATCACCGACTCAATTTCCGAACTGCAAAAGACAATTAATAATCTCAAAGTTGAAGAAACGGGTCATTACATGTTGGTGCGCAACAATGACCAACGACTGATTTCGCATCCCAACTTCGCCACGGGTGAAGCATTAAATAGCGACATATTAAATGGCCTAGACATCAACCAATTATTGGGCCGCCACCAAAGCGTTGAATACGTTAACCACCAACAACAGCAAATGTTTGCTAACAGTATCAATATACCGGGGTGGAACTGGACATTAATCGGATTAACTCAAACCGCTGAGCTTAATAATGAGAGCCTACAACTCTTGTATATTACCACTGGTGTTGCCGTGTTAGGGATACTGCTAATAAGTGGGTTATTAGCTGCTCTGCAAATAAAAGCATTAGCGCCTTTGCAGCGTTTCCAGCAACAACTGAAAGCCTTAGGTAAAGGTGATTTATCCCAGCAATTTGAAGTCAGTGATCCTAATAGCAAGAACGAAATAGATTTAATTACGCTCAGTGCTGCCGACATGTCAAACAACTTAAAAGAGCTGATTTTCTCGCTGCAGCACTCAGTAGAGACCCTTGAGTCACAGGCTCAAAAAGCCCAAGAGATGGCAAGGTTAAATGGCGATGAATCGGCATCGTTAATGATGCAAACGAACCAAATTGCCACAGCAATTGAAGAGATGTCAGCTTCTATTCGAGATGTTGCTAGTCACTCGAACGAAGGGGCAGTCAAGAGCCAACAAGTGGATCAATCCTCTCGTAGCGGTCATAAGCAGCTTACTGACGTTGTTGAGTCGCTGAATGCGCTTAAAACCCAGCTTAATGAAAGCCAAGATAACATTGAAAATGTCAGTAAAGAGAGTGAAGCGATTAATCAGGTCACAGAAGTGATTAATAGTATTGCCGAGCAAACTAATTTGCTCGCACTAAATGCTGCTATTGAAGCTGCTCGAGCAGGCGAGCAAGGACGAGGTTTTGCGGTTGTCGCTGACGAAGTAAGATCGTTAGCACAGCGCACGCAAAGTTCGATTTCCGAAATCAGTAAAACCATTGGCCAACTGCAAGCGCAAGTTAAGGTTACCAGCCAGCAAATGTCAGACAGCCATAGACTCGGCACTGAATCGGCAGAGCAAGGCTTTGAGACCAGCGAACAGTTAAGCCAAATCACCGTAAGTATTGGTGAGCTTGCCACCTTCACTAGCAGCATTGCGAGTGCAACAGAGCAGCAAAGTGCAGTCGCTGACGAAATCACCCGTAACCTACATCAAATATCGACACTCGCAAACGAAGGACAAGAACGCGCTAGCGAAACCGTCGATGTGGCTGATGGACTCAGTTCTCTTGCCAGCGAACTGAATACTAAAATTAATTTCTTTAAAATCTAATGCGTTTCTTTGAAATAATATCCTGATAACTCAGGTCTTTATAAAGGCATGTCCCATAGGTACATGCCTTTTTTATTTGAACAAACAGCCTAACACACAGTGTATTTGATGTTAGTCCCTGGTGTTAAAAACGGAATCAATATGAAAAAACGAACTCTCGCAGCCCTTCTTGCATCTCACACTTTGGCTCTTGCTATTGGTTTTGGTGGTGGCATTTATGCCTTACCGATTTTAACTGCGCCTGATGCGCCTTCAAGTGAAAAAGTCGCATCGTTAGATACCCAACAACGCTACACAGCAGAGTTCACTCGAGACCTTAAAGACAGCGATGCACTGCACTGGGGAGAAGGAACAGTGATGATTGGCGATGATTACATTACCTTAAACGGTAAGCTATCGCCTGGGCCTGACTTTAAGGTATACCTTGCTAAAGAGTTTGTTGAAACAGAAGCCGACTTTAACCGCCTTAAGTCCTCTATGGTGCAAGTGGCTGACGTCAAAACCTTCGATAATTTTTTAGTGCCAATTACAAAGGATATTGATGTTGGCGATTACAATACCGTCATTATTTGGTGCGAAAGTTTCGGCCAATTTATTACTGCTGCTCAATATCAATAAAAGCAATTAACCCATAATCAATTCGCGATTTAGAGTGTTCCTATTAAGAGTTAACATGAACAGCTGGCCTTCATTGAGTTAATAAAGCAATAAAAAACCCTGCGCTATGGCAGGGTTTTTTATCAGCTCAAATTACTTACTTATCTTTTGCATCAGCTTCGCTGATACGATCTAAGTTTTCAGTGTTTTCAAGCCAAAGCGCATTAATGATGCCAAAAGCACAGGCTAGTAATACACCTAGTATCCAAGAGAAATACCACATAATGGCTCCTTAATTAATAAAGTGACGCTTTGTTCTTTTCAATAAACTCACGGTTTAGACGACCATACATCTTGAAGTACGTCCAAATGGTGTAGCTTAATACGATAGGTACAAAGATAATCGCAGCCCAAGTCATAACGTTCAGAGTCATTTCACTTGCTGTGGCATCCCACATCGTTAAGCTCACGTTTGGATCAAGCGATGAAGGCATGATGAACGGGAACATTGCTGCGCCACATGTCACGATAATACCTGCAATAGCGAGTGAGCTAAATAAGAATGCAAAGCCACTACGATTCAAACGACTAGCGAGTAATACAAGAATCGGCATAACTAGACCCAATACAGGGAATAACATTGTTAGCGGGTATTTATCGTAGTTAGCTAACCAAGCACCAGCTTCAACAGCAACGGTTTTAGTCGTTGGGTTTGAAGGGCCCGCAGTGTCAATTACCGAAGTAATAACATAGCCATCAATACCATTAACTAACCAAACACCTGCAGCAGCAAATAGTACCGTCACAAGTAAGCCACAAATTTGCGCCGCTTTAGCAGCACGAACACGTAGCTCACCTTCAGTTTTCATTTGTAGCCATGATGCACCTTGCATCATCACCATTAATGCACTGATTAAACCAGCAAGTAAACCGAATGGGTTTAATAAACCAATTAAGCCACCGTGGTATGTCGCACGTAAAAATTCGTCAAAATTAAACGGTACGCCTTGGAGTAAGTTACCAAACGCAACACCGATAATCAGTGGTGGAACAAATCCGCCAACGAATAACGCCCAATCCCACGACTTACGCCATCTTGGATCTTCAATTTTTGAGCGGTAATCAAAACCAACAGGACGTAGGAATAACGCAAACAGTACCAACATCATAGCCACATAGAAGCCAGAGAAAGATACACCGTAAACCATAGGCCAAGCAGCAAATAATGCACCACCAGCGGTGATTAACCAAACTTGGTTACCATCCCAGTGAGGAGCAATGGTGTTGATCATAATACGGCGATCAGTGTCATCTTTACCAATGATAGGTAATAACGCACCCACACCCATATCAAAACCATCTGTCACAGCAAACCCAACTAGCAATACGCCAACCAGAGCCCACCAGATAAATCTTAGCATTTCATAATCAAACATAATCAGGTCCTCAGATTAAGCATCTTGGTTTTCAAAATGATATCTACCAGTCTTAAGGCTTGATGGGCCAAGACGAGCAAACTTAAACATTAAGAACAATTCAATCACTAATAGAATCGAGTAGAACACAGTGATAGAAATGATACTGAACCATAGATCAGACGTTGTTAGACTTGATGCAGACATAAAGGTCGGCAACACTTCTGAAATCGTCCAAGGTTGACGTCCGTACTCAGCCACGAACCAACCACACTCAATCGCAATCCAAGGTAGTGGTAAGCTGTATAGCGCCGCTTTAAGTACCCAAGGTTTTTCTTCAATCTTGTGACGCGTGCTTTGCCAGAATGCCGCAGCAAACACGAATAACATAATCACACCAGCACCAACCATCACACGGAATGACCAGAACATAGGCGCAACGTTAGGGATAGAGTCTTTCGCAGCAGCTTTAATTTGCTCTTCTGTCGCATCAACTACATTTTCAGTATAACGCTTCAACAATAAGCCATAGCCTAAGTCGCCTTTTACCGCTTCAAAGTCTTCACGTAATTGTGGACTTTCGTCACCTGCACGTAGTCTTTCAAGGAATGAATAAGCAATCATACCGTTACGAATGTGCACTTCATGTTCATCAATTAAGTCGATGATACCTGTGACTTGCTCATCTAAAGAACGCGTAGCAATGATACCCATCGCATAAGGGATTTTTAGGGCAAAGTCAGTTTCCATTTTTTCTTGATTCGGGAAACCTACCGCAGTAAATGCAGCTGGAGCTGGCTCAGTGTGCCATTCTGCTTCAATTGCCGCTAACTTAACGCGTTGTACTTCACCTACTTTATAGCCAGATTCATCGCCCAGTACGATAACCGATAAAATCGCTGCCATACCGAAACTTGCTGCAATCGCAAATGAACGACGCGCAAATGGTAAATCACGGCCTTTAAGGATGTAGTATGAACTAATTGCAAGAACGAACATTGCACCGGCAACATAACCTGATGCAACCGTATGAACGAACTTAACTTGTGCTACAGGGTTAAATACCACTTCAGCAAAACTAGTCATTTCCATACGCATTGTTTCGTAATTGAATACTGACCCAACTGGGTTTTGCATCCAACCGTTTGCGATCAAAATCCATAGCGCTGACATGTTAGAGCCAATAGCAACTAACCAAGTTACAGCTAAATGTTGGCGCTTACTGAAACGATCCCAACCGAAGAAGAACATACCCACTAGAGTAGACTCTAAGAAGAATGCCATTAAGCCTTCAATTGCTAATGGGGCACCAAAGATATCACCCACATAATGTGAGAAATATGACCAGTTAGTACCAAACTGGAATTCCATTGCTAAACCGGTTGTCACACCGAGTGCAAAGTTAATCCCGAACAACTTACCCCAGAACTTAGTCATATCTTTATAAATTTGATTATCAGTCATCACATAAAGTGACTCCATGATCGCCAAAATAAAGGCTAAACCTAAGGTTAAAGGTACAAACAGAAAGTGATACATGGCTGTTAGCGCGAACTGCAATCGTGACAGCTCTACAACCTCTTCAATAATCATTGGCGACTCCTTACTCGGTACATCCAAATGCCATGATGATTCCCATCAATCACAACAAGTGCCATTGCAGGAAAAAATTTAAAATACTTTAAGTAGCAACATTGCCACGTTAACAACTTGTTAAACACAAGCTTTATTTCATCTCAATCTCGTGGGTAGTTTATCTTGTTAAAACACCTCGTAAATGAGACGTTTATCACACTTAAGCGCAAAAAGTGACTTAACACTACAAAACTAAAACCACCAATAATGATTAATCATTAAATATCAAGAACTTAAATAAAAAATCAAATACTGTAGACCTGTAATTTATATCACCGAAATTTGACTCCAATCAACATATTCAGCAATAAAAATGTGGTTTTTTACGGGTTTTGAGCATGGGCGCAAAGTACCACTTACTAGGTGTTGACCCCAGCTCAAATAACTGCTAGGGATTTGTTTACATTTTTGTAAAATCAACATCTCTAAACCACCTAAAACTAATCAAAGCCCTCCTAAAGCAAAAAATAAACACTTAACATTTAAGGCCTAGATTATCTACACCTAAAAAGATATCACCCAATAAAAAATAACAATAAAAATCAATAAGATAAATGTAAAAACAATATTTAAAACCAACAAAAACCTTAAGTTTCGGATAAGTTATACTAATAGCTAAGATTAATTTATTTCGTTTGAGTGTTTTATAAGGAGAATATAGAATTCTCCTCGTATTCAGAGAAGGTCGATTGGACTTGAACAAAATGGACATCAAGTTGCATCCCCAACTCTACTAATTTTAATATTACTGAGTGGAGATTTAGCACATGACTAAATTATTTGAGCGTTTCATCAACAGCTACAAAAAAGTATTTGTTGAAATGTACCAAGCGTACTAAACCGTTTTATATTGTTGCTCTCGTTTGTGTCTTAGCTTTAGACACCCATTAGCAGCAATACAACGAAAGATAGAATAAGTATGCAATTGCTTGCTGACGCTATTGGACGTTACCCTTGATGTTTTGTTAGCGCAAAACAGCTCTTGCAGATCACTTGCAACATAGAGCATTGACTAGCCCTTTAGAGTTTCGATTCTAAGGGGCTTTTTAATGCCCCTTATTGATGTCTTTCTTTATCTCAAGTTTCTATATCTAAACTTTCTTTATTTAAAGTAAGAAGTATTCAAACATACGTTTGATATTGAGCTGTTGATCAACTTTTGACTGAGATTTGACCAATTGTCCAAACTTCGTTTGGATTAAGGTCAACGTCGTGGCGCTTCGCCCACACCAGAGCTAAGGGGGAAAGCGCTTGTCCCCCTTAACAATCCCTCAGCGCTCCGGCGAAATTTAAACAGCAAAATTTCCAACGGAGAATCATCCAGCGTTAACCTTCTTTTGCAGCCCGCTTCGGTAAGCTATAAAAATCACTAACGCTTCCGATGGGGCGTCTGATGTATAGAGAATTACGAATGTCACGATGGGATGGATGCCAAAGAGTCACCCTTCCCCTCGAAAGCTAGCTGGCATCTTAAGTGCAGGATACACTAACTGCCTTGAAGCACATGGATGTGCGAGAAAAGGCCGTGGCCAGACTCATGCGATTTTCTTGCTTACCTCAATTCAAATGAAACATTCGAAAAACCATTAAACTTGAATTTATTAAACATATTCTCTCTGTTGATTTAATCTTATCAATCACTTAAGTTAGTTGGCCTATTACATACACATCAAAAGCAGTTTAATCACAGACATGGAGTTCACGTGATAAAGTATTTTCTTCTATTTACCTTCTTATTCTCCTCCTTCAGCGCTCAAGCAAATAAGTTAATTAACGATGATAGCGTCAGTAATCAGACAAATTGCTTTAGTTCTATTTTTGCTGACTACGATACTTGGCATAAATTCATGGAAGAAAAGTATCGAAAGAAATTAAAAATTGAACACAAATTCAATAAAGCATTATCACAATTTGATGCCACGTTTGGCACAGAAAAGTTCAATCACTTTAAAGCGAATTTATCTTGTAGCACATTTAGGTATACGGTAAATAATACCGAGGTGATGGGCTATGTCATAAAACCCAAAGAGCCTGAAGCTAAGTTACCCGTTTTAATTTATAACCGCGGTGGTAACGGCAACTTTGGCAGTGTTGTCTTTGGCACAATGATGTACGAATTATTTCCGATTGTAGAGCAAGGCTTTGTCATCATCGGGAGTCAATACCGTGGAGTTCATGTTAAGCAGCCAAGTGCTAAAGATGAATTTGGCGGAAAAGATGTGAGTGACGTTATTGCTCTACTCGATTTAATCCCCAATATTAAAGGCGCAGATCCGCAGCGCATTGGCATGTACGGAGGCAGCCGCGGCGGTATGCAGACACATTTAGCCATGAAACAAGCAAGCGGCATCAAAGCAATTGCTACAATTGCGGGCGTATCAGATTTACAACAAGGGTTACTAGAACGCCCAGAAATGGAAAATGTTTATAAAAAACGAATTCCTTATTATGGGCTCAAAAAAGATACAGAGTTATCGAAACGCTCTGTTATCAATTGGGTCAATGATTTATCCCCCAATGTACCTATCTTACTGATCCACGGCACCGAAGATAAACGTGTTGCAGCGGACCAATCCATTGTACTTGCTG from the Shewanella japonica genome contains:
- a CDS encoding alpha/beta hydrolase family protein, yielding MIKYFLLFTFLFSSFSAQANKLINDDSVSNQTNCFSSIFADYDTWHKFMEEKYRKKLKIEHKFNKALSQFDATFGTEKFNHFKANLSCSTFRYTVNNTEVMGYVIKPKEPEAKLPVLIYNRGGNGNFGSVVFGTMMYELFPIVEQGFVIIGSQYRGVHVKQPSAKDEFGGKDVSDVIALLDLIPNIKGADPQRIGMYGGSRGGMQTHLAMKQASGIKAIATIAGVSDLQQGLLERPEMENVYKKRIPYYGLKKDTELSKRSVINWVNDLSPNVPILLIHGTEDKRVAADQSIVLADALTKYDIPHKLVLYSDDHYLRNSKDKVNLELVNWFQKYL